A region from the Benincasa hispida cultivar B227 chromosome 12, ASM972705v1, whole genome shotgun sequence genome encodes:
- the LOC120067673 gene encoding uncharacterized protein LOC120067673, whose amino-acid sequence MKLDDALWAYQTVYKTPIGMSPYALVFGKAFHLLLVLKYKVMWAVKKLNFNLKAVGEERKLQLLELDKWKLQAYENSKIYKECTKRWHDKRLCKKNIKAGQRVLLFNSRLHLFPGKLKLRWSRPFIIKDVFLHGAVELTNEDGTNAFKVNVQRVKLYLGGDLQREKTSIDLGKPE is encoded by the coding sequence ATGAAACTAgatgatgccttgtgggcatatcaGACGGTTTATAAgacacccataggcatgtcaccatatgcattggtatttggAAAGGCTTTTCATCTACTGTTGGTACTAAAATATAAAGTGATGTGGGCGGTTAAGAAACTTAACTTCAATCTTAAGGCTGTAGGAGAAGAGAGAAAACTTCAACTACTAGAGCTGGACAAGTGGAAATTACAAGCGTatgaaaattccaaaatttacaaagaatgcACCAAGCGATGGCATGATAAACGTCTTTGCAAGAAAAATATCAAGGCAGGTCAAAGGGTATTGTTGTTTAACTCTAGGCTACATCTCTTTCCTGGAAAACTGAAGTTGCGTTGGTCCAGACCTTTCATAATCAAGGATGTATTCCTGCATGGAGCAGTGGAATTGACCAACGAAGATGGGACCAACGCATTTAAAGTGAATGTTCAAAGGGTAAAGCTGTACCTTGGAGGGGATCTCCAACGCGAGAAAACCTCCATTGACTTGGGTAAGCCAGAATAA